The region GGGGTGTGCGCCCGCTCGTAGAGGCGGTACAGGTTCTCCCCGCCCCACAACTCGTGCCCGCTGGAGATCCGGAACGCCGGGGTGTCGACGTCGATCGTGATGGTGTCCGGCCGGTACGTCTGGAGCTTCAGCGCGTGCGCCCCGCTCGCGGCCACCGCGTCGACGATGGCCAGCGCGCGGTTCAGGTCGCCGTTGTGGTTGCCGGACATCTCGGCGACCACGAACGGTCGTTCCCCGGCCCCGACCGCGTGCGGTCCGATCTTGATTGTCGCCGTCATTCCGACCTCTGCTCGGGTACGCCCGCACCGTGGTGCGGTGGTGCTGTCGTCGTCCGCCCGGCGGGTGGACGACCTGGAAAACCAGGGCGCCGGGAGCCGACCCGGCTCCCGGCGTGTGGTGCGGTGGAGGCGTTCACGACAGGCGGCTCCCGGCCAGCGCGTCGCGCCGCTGCGTGGTCGTGACGCCCTCATCCGTCGTCGCGGCGCCCGCCCCCCGACCCGGGTCGTCGTCGGCGGTGACCGAACCGCTGCCGGTGTCGACGTCGCCCGCGGGGCTGGGGCGACGCAGGCGACCGGCGACCCGGTGCGCCTGGCGCAGAGCCGAGTACGCCAGCCAGTCGCCGCGCCCCACGAGGCGGTGCTTGAGCCCGGTCACGCCCGACGGCAGCGGATAACCGCCGGCGGGCAGGTACCGGCGGTAGTGCTCGGCGGCCCGGTGGAAGAAGTCCCGCCGCAGGTGTGGGTGCAGCCGGCCGTCGTTGCCCACCACCACCAGATAGTGGTTGATCATCAGTTGGAACAGCTCGGCCTGCAACCGCTCGTCCGGGTGCTTGCGGGCGACCCAGTCCAACAGTCGCTCGTACTGGGTGAACGCGTCGAAGTGCCGGCCGCTGCGGGTCGAGGTGATCGCGCCGTGCCGACCCTGCCGGTACAGGTAGCAGACCCGGTCCAGCACGGAGATCTTCTCGGCACCGATCAGCAGGGGGTGACTGAACGGGATGTCCTCGTACCAGCCGGGGAAGAAGCGCAGCTCCAGGTGGTCCAGGAAGTCCCGCCGGACCACCTTGTTCCAGGCGGTGTGCTGCACCCGCAGCAGCTGCGGCTGGTCGTCGAGACGGGTCACGCCCCCGATGCCGCGCAGCAGATGACTGCTCGCGTCGACCTCCCGCCGACCGTCCTCGTGCACCCGCAGGTGGTCCAGCATCAGCACGTCGGGCTGGTGCTGACGCAGCCGGTCCAGCACCGCCGCGATCGTGCCCGGCGGCAACCAGTCGTCGCTGTCGACGAACCAGACGTACCGGCCGGTGGCCACGTCGAGCCCGGCGTTGCGGGCCAGGCCCAGACCCACGTTGCTGCTCAGGTGCACGACGCGGACACCGTCGCGGCCGGCGGCGTAGGAGCGCAGCATGTCGCCGCAGCCGTCCGGGGAGGCGTCGTCGACGGCGATCATCTCGACCGTGTCCGACTCGCCCGCCGGGATGTCGGCCCGAATCGACTCCAGGCACTGGTACAGGTACGCCTCGACGCCGTACACGGGCACGACGATGCTCAGCAGCGGTGCGTGCGTCGGCTCATTGACCACGCCCGCCACCTTTGACGGTCCGGGTGGCCGAACCCGGAACCTGACGTGACCGCCGATGGTGGAGTCCCTGAACTCCCGCCCAGCGGAAGGTTAACGGCGGCCGGCCCGCAGTTCACCAGTCCGGCGGCCCGGGGCGCCGTCGGCGGGCGGGACGCGTCCGGTTCACCCGGGAGTGACCCGGTAGGGTGCCTCGGTGCGGCCCTGCCGGGCCGTCGCGGGCGTCGCCGTCGCGCCGTCCGACGCCGCGCCGAGGAGGATACGGACGTGCTGGTGACCCTGCCGAACTTCGGGATCCCGGCATGACCAGCGCCGCTGCGGTGTCGACCGCCCGGCCCGCCGCGCCCGCCCGGCTGCCCTCGCTGACCGGGCTGCGGTGGATCGCCGCGTTGCTGGTCTTCGGCTTCCACGCCGGCACCATGCGGATCATCGCCGAGCCGGACTACAAGGCGGTGGTCGACGCGCTGTTCACCCTCGGCCTGTCCGGGGTGCAGTTCTTCTTCATCCTCAGCGGGTTCGTGCTGGTCTGGTCGGCCCGGGTCAGCGACTCCCGGCGCACCTTCTGGCGGCGTCGAGTTGCCAAGATCTACCCGAACCACCTGGTGCTGTGGGGAGCCGCGCTGCTGGTCGCCTGGTGGTTCGCCGACCCGGTCCTGCCGACGGTCGCGCTGGAGAACCTGCTGCTGTTGCAGGCTTGGGACCCCCGGATGGGCTGGTTCTACAGCGTCAACACGGTGAGCTGGTCGCTCTCCTGCGAGTTCTTCTTCTACCTGTGCCTGCCGTTGGCGCTGCCGCTGCTGCGCAAGGCCCGTCCGAAGCTGCTGTGGGTGCTGATCGTCGCGCTGCCGCTGCTGATCCTCGCGCTCTGGCCCGCCCAGCAGTTGGTGCCGGAGGTGAGCCGGTGGTGGTTCACCCAGATCTTCCCGCCCGTACGGTCGCTGGAGTTCTGGTTGGGTGCGGTGGCGGCCGAGCTGATGCGCCGGGGCCTCTGGCGCGGCCCGGGGCTGACCGTCGCCAGCGTGATCTTCGTGGGTACCTGGGTGGCAGCCGCGCAGTGGATCCCCGCGGAGTTGTGGACCACGCTGCTCGCGGTCGCGTACCTGTTGGTGATCACCGCCGCCGCGGACGCCGACGTACGGGACAAGCGGTCGCCGTGGCGGTCCCGGCCGCTGATCTGGCTCGGCGAGGTCTCCTTCGCCTTCTACCTGGTCCACGTGCTGGTGATGACCAGCGTGCTGCGCTGGAGTGGTGACTGGGGGACCGGCTTCACGGGCTGGCGCGGCCCGGTCGTGGTGCTCGGCTTCCTGGTGGTGAACCTGGTCCTCGCCGGGCTGCTGCACCGCTTCGTCGAGACGCCGATGATGCGTCGGCTCGCACCGCGCCGCCCGGCCCGTCCGACGGCTGTCCCCCGACAACGCGCGGCCGAACCCGACGCCGTCGGCGCGCGGACCGACGCGGCCGGCGAGAGCGGGCAGACCAGCGGTCGATCAACGTACGTCGACTCGCGCTGACACCGTCCACCCTGCTCAGTGGGGGTTCGGCGCGGCGTGCGGCGACACGCCCGTGATCGGTGCGCGGAGGTCGGCACGACGGTAGCGTGGGGTCGTGCTCCCGGTCGCGTTCACCTGTCCGTTGTGGTGGGTGGCGCGCTGGGCGACGCGGGTGCTGACCAGCCTCGCCGTCGTCGCGGCCCTGGCGCTCGGCGCGGGCCCGGCCTCGGCCGCCGTGCCACCTCCGTTCGCCCTCGGCGCACTTCCGGCAAGCTGCCCGTGCACCTGCGCGCAGGAGGCCGTGCACGAGGCGCAGGGGGCGACCGAGGGGCCGGTCGAGGAGGCCTCCGCGGCGTGGTCGGTCGCCGCGCAACCCGCGCCCCCCGAGGCCGGCGTCGCGAGCGGGTCGTTGCCGGTGCGCACGGCCGGGTCCGACCGGCTGCCCCTCGTCCACGGCCCGAGCGGCCGGGCACCCCGGGCGCCACCCGGGCGCTGAGTCGCCTGGGCGCCACCCGGGCGCCGAGTCACCTGGGCGCCACCCGGGCCTGAGTCACCCCGGGCGCCACCCGGGCCTGAGTCGCTCGGGACGAGCGTCCCGCCGCCGCGCCTGTCGACCCACCAACTCCGCGCCCCACCGGCCCGTGCTCCGCCGTGGCCCGGTGGCCGGCGCGACTTCCCATCGCACTGCTCTCTCCCCGAGGTGCCGACCATGGAGACCGCTGTCTTCTACCAGTTCGTGACCGAGGTGCCGCAGGCCGCCGCCATCTGGTCCACCCTGTTCCTGCTCGCCCTGGGCGTGCTCGCCCTGTTGGTGGCCCGCCCCGAACGGGACCGGCCCTCGGACGATCCGCGCCCGGCCGCCCCCACCGCCCGGGAGGTGGCCGCCGCGGAGGCCGTCGACCGGCGTCGGTACGCCGAGGAGGTGGCGGTCGCCGCAACCGGCGCGGCCAGGACCGCGCAGCGGCGACGCGCTGCCTGGCTGACCGCTCAGGAGGAGATGGAGCGGGCCTGGGGCGGTTACGAGGAGGCGGACACCGCCGCCCGTCGCTTCGCCGGTGCCGGGGCGCTGCCCACCCCGTACACGCCCCGAACCCCGGCCGAGTACGCCGCCCGGGAGCGTTATCTGCACCGGGCGGCGATGGCGGCGTACTGGCGGGGCGACCTGACCATGACGCAGCTCGGCGACGTGTTCGCGCACCGGCGCGGCTGGGACCCCCGGCGGCACCCGGTCGAGCAGGAGGTGCTGCTCAGCCGGGCGATCCGGGACGCGAGGCTGGCCGACTACGAGACCGCGGCGGCCCGGGAGCGGGCTGCCTGGCGGGACGCGGAACTGGCTGCCGACTCAGCGTGCGTCCTCGCCACCGAGGCCTACGCGGCGGCGGCCCGGCTGCGACCGAACCCGCTATCCGCCCGGCGATCGGTGACCGGTGCGTTCCGACCGGCTGTCGTGGCACGGTGGCGCCCGGCCCGGGTGAGTTGAGCCCGATCCGTGACGTGAGCCGGCTCACGCTGACGGGGAATCGGGCGTCCGGCGCGATCGGCGCGATTCTTCCGGTGATTCTGGTCGCGTTCTCGGCGGCCTGTCCGGTTATCGCCCACAGGCGTCGCCGCATCCGCTTGTCCCATCGAGTCACGTCATCGGCAATACGCGCAGAAATTGCCGCCCCGATTTAGGTTTACGCAGGTGAACCTGGCTTGGCAGGGCGTGGAGTGACCAGTAGTGTCGTCCCGTCCGGTGCGGTAACCGATCGCAAGAGGCGACGCCGCGCCGACCCGCTCAATCGTGATGAACGAACCGGGGACCCACTAGTAAGTCCGGGGTGAATCCGCGAGCCACGGCCCGCGGTAGGGCGATCTTCCCGCCCGAATCCGTCAGCTAACCCGGTAGGCGGTGTCGGAAGGAGTTCCATCCTCGTGCAGCACCTTTCCACCCCTCGGTTGTTCCCTCGCCTCCACGGCGCAGCGGTGCCCCCGCTCATTCGTCCAGTGACGGTGAGCTGACCCCCCGGGTCATCGCCTGACCGCCCGGCCGCGCCGGGCGTTCCCCTGAGCGGTTCACCATCCGCGGACCACGGTCCGCGCGCTGGCGCCTGCCCGGATGC is a window of Micromonospora sp. WMMD961 DNA encoding:
- a CDS encoding glycosyltransferase, with amino-acid sequence MVNEPTHAPLLSIVVPVYGVEAYLYQCLESIRADIPAGESDTVEMIAVDDASPDGCGDMLRSYAAGRDGVRVVHLSSNVGLGLARNAGLDVATGRYVWFVDSDDWLPPGTIAAVLDRLRQHQPDVLMLDHLRVHEDGRREVDASSHLLRGIGGVTRLDDQPQLLRVQHTAWNKVVRRDFLDHLELRFFPGWYEDIPFSHPLLIGAEKISVLDRVCYLYRQGRHGAITSTRSGRHFDAFTQYERLLDWVARKHPDERLQAELFQLMINHYLVVVGNDGRLHPHLRRDFFHRAAEHYRRYLPAGGYPLPSGVTGLKHRLVGRGDWLAYSALRQAHRVAGRLRRPSPAGDVDTGSGSVTADDDPGRGAGAATTDEGVTTTQRRDALAGSRLS
- a CDS encoding acyltransferase is translated as MTSAAAVSTARPAAPARLPSLTGLRWIAALLVFGFHAGTMRIIAEPDYKAVVDALFTLGLSGVQFFFILSGFVLVWSARVSDSRRTFWRRRVAKIYPNHLVLWGAALLVAWWFADPVLPTVALENLLLLQAWDPRMGWFYSVNTVSWSLSCEFFFYLCLPLALPLLRKARPKLLWVLIVALPLLILALWPAQQLVPEVSRWWFTQIFPPVRSLEFWLGAVAAELMRRGLWRGPGLTVASVIFVGTWVAAAQWIPAELWTTLLAVAYLLVITAAADADVRDKRSPWRSRPLIWLGEVSFAFYLVHVLVMTSVLRWSGDWGTGFTGWRGPVVVLGFLVVNLVLAGLLHRFVETPMMRRLAPRRPARPTAVPRQRAAEPDAVGARTDAAGESGQTSGRSTYVDSR